A region of Longimicrobium sp. DNA encodes the following proteins:
- a CDS encoding multicopper oxidase domain-containing protein produces the protein MPARRAPDPRPRRLTRDLLGIATLALAVAAAAGGCAHRGPAAPHARLYQDSMADPLEVRSVNGVLSATLDVSMAALPVTRAFNDDSVRTDTLSLRAYTLAATTDPAYRPNDPRFTPRFPGPTFRVRPGDLVQIWLRNKLPPPTTASDSNQVCMSYPASNPAPPSSQGAMRDVFQDCFHGPNYTNIHYHGMHVTPDSNSTVVGDDVLMVIAPGDSILYSFRVPMNQSPGTHWYHPHKHGSVAIQVANGMSGAFIVEDDTAGLDRFTRRHNLREHLIAFQQVDTTLGLFQGQTAVSAVTPLVNGQNFPTLYMAPGEVQR, from the coding sequence ATGCCCGCACGCCGCGCTCCCGATCCACGACCCCGCCGTCTGACGAGGGACCTGCTGGGCATCGCCACGCTCGCGCTGGCGGTGGCCGCGGCGGCCGGCGGGTGCGCCCATCGAGGGCCGGCGGCGCCACACGCGCGGCTCTACCAGGACTCGATGGCCGATCCGCTGGAAGTGAGATCGGTGAACGGCGTGCTCAGCGCCACGCTGGACGTCTCGATGGCCGCCCTGCCGGTGACGCGCGCGTTCAACGACGACTCCGTGCGCACGGACACCCTCTCCCTGCGCGCCTACACCCTGGCCGCCACCACGGACCCCGCGTACCGGCCCAACGATCCGCGCTTCACCCCCCGCTTTCCGGGGCCCACCTTCCGGGTGCGGCCGGGCGACCTGGTGCAGATCTGGCTGCGGAACAAGCTCCCCCCGCCCACCACCGCGTCGGATTCCAACCAGGTCTGCATGTCGTACCCGGCGTCCAATCCCGCGCCGCCGAGCTCGCAGGGAGCGATGCGGGACGTGTTCCAGGACTGCTTCCACGGGCCCAACTACACGAACATCCACTACCACGGGATGCACGTCACCCCCGACAGCAACTCCACGGTGGTCGGCGACGACGTGCTGATGGTGATCGCGCCGGGCGACTCCATCCTGTACTCCTTTCGCGTGCCGATGAACCAGTCACCGGGAACGCACTGGTACCACCCGCACAAGCACGGCTCGGTCGCCATCCAGGTGGCGAACGGTATGTCGGGGGCCTTCATCGTGGAAGACGATACCGCCGGCCTGGACCGCTTCACCCGTCGGCACAACCTGCGCGAGCACCTGATCGCCTTCCAGCAGGTCGACACCACGCTGGGGCTGTTCCAGGGGCAGACCGCCGTGAGCGCGGTGACGCCGCTGGTGAACGGGCAGAACTTTCCGACGCTCTACATGGCGCCGGGCGAGGTGCAGCGCTGA
- a CDS encoding serine hydrolase domain-containing protein, which yields MRHPSIRPPFRHLALMLLGALLLCTACGGARGAGAGPSPAGWEARLRPVVDSLYGVSGYPGLSVGVAFVDGRAFGIAAGWSDTTRRVALTPAHLLLQGSVGKTYAAALALQLVREGRLELDAPISRYLGREPWFDRLPNARTITVRQLMNHSSGVMRYEFKDEFTRALTADPDRTWRPEELVAYVLGERAPFAAGQGWDYSDTNYIVLGMIVERITGRPYYEEVTRRFLRPLRLRETIPSDRRVLPGLAQGYAGAGNPFGGTDAMIGADGRFAINPQFEWTGGGMASTPRDLARWATELYAGTVLDSATRAEMLRGVPAPLGPQGTTYGLGVIVRPLPLGVSWGHSGFFPGYLTEMMYFPQDRLAVVVQINTSALPRDALPPGRVVGAVVRAIRAHRQAAP from the coding sequence ATGCGACACCCATCGATCCGTCCACCCTTCCGCCACCTCGCGCTGATGCTGCTGGGCGCGCTTCTGCTGTGCACGGCGTGCGGTGGTGCGCGCGGAGCGGGGGCGGGGCCGTCGCCGGCGGGGTGGGAGGCGCGGCTGCGGCCGGTGGTGGATTCGCTGTATGGGGTGAGCGGGTATCCGGGGCTGTCGGTGGGGGTGGCGTTCGTGGATGGGCGCGCGTTCGGGATCGCGGCGGGGTGGTCGGACACGACGCGGCGGGTGGCGCTCACGCCCGCGCACCTCCTGCTGCAGGGGAGCGTGGGGAAGACGTACGCGGCGGCCCTCGCGCTGCAGCTCGTGCGCGAAGGGCGGCTGGAGCTGGACGCGCCCATCTCGCGCTACCTGGGACGGGAGCCCTGGTTCGACCGCCTGCCCAACGCGCGCACCATCACCGTGCGGCAGCTGATGAACCACAGCAGCGGGGTGATGCGCTACGAGTTCAAGGACGAGTTCACCCGCGCTCTCACCGCCGATCCGGACCGCACCTGGAGGCCTGAGGAGCTGGTGGCGTACGTGCTCGGCGAGCGGGCCCCGTTCGCGGCGGGGCAGGGGTGGGACTACTCGGACACCAACTACATCGTCCTGGGGATGATCGTGGAGCGGATCACCGGGCGCCCCTACTACGAGGAGGTCACCCGCCGCTTCCTTCGCCCGCTGCGGCTGCGCGAGACGATCCCCTCGGACCGGCGGGTGCTGCCGGGGCTGGCGCAGGGGTACGCGGGAGCCGGCAACCCGTTCGGCGGCACGGACGCGATGATCGGTGCGGATGGACGCTTCGCCATCAACCCGCAGTTCGAGTGGACGGGTGGGGGGATGGCCTCCACACCGCGCGACCTGGCGCGCTGGGCCACCGAGCTCTACGCCGGCACCGTGCTGGACTCCGCCACGCGCGCGGAGATGCTGCGCGGCGTCCCGGCGCCGCTCGGCCCGCAGGGGACCACGTACGGGCTGGGCGTCATCGTGCGGCCACTGCCGCTCGGGGTCAGCTGGGGCCACAGCGGATTCTTTCCCGGCTACCTCACGGAGATGATGTACTTTCCGCAGGACCGCCTCGCCGTCGTGGTGCAGATCAACACAAGCGCGCTTCCCAGGGATGCGCTGCCGCCCGGGCGCGTCGTGGGCGCCGTCGTGCGCGCGATCCGGGCGCACAGGCAAGCGGCCCCGTAG
- the arsS gene encoding arsenosugar biosynthesis radical SAM (seleno)protein ArsS (Some members of this family are selenoproteins.) has translation MSRVLPTLQKRQAELASTRRQKQVLAGVPVARAFEDALGEAGLFPLRATGIDVFQINVGRKCNQTCRHCHVDAGPDRTEMMSDAVVDRCLEVIEGSAIPTLDITGGAPELHKRWREIVRRASAAGKHVIDRCNLTITQLPNYRYLPEFFAEHRVHVVASLPHYRQKGTDTQRGDGVFEQSIAALQQLNALGYGKPGTGLLLDLVTNPVGTFLPGSQGTLEAEWKRQMARLYDIEFSSLYTITNMPVSRFLEFLEEGGALDAYMERLVTAFNPAAATGVMCRNTLSVGYDGTLYDCDFNQMLDLPVHPAAPRTIFDFDLAALANREIVLGPHCFGCTAGAGSSCGGATV, from the coding sequence ATGTCCCGCGTCCTCCCGACCCTCCAGAAGCGCCAGGCCGAGCTGGCCTCCACCCGCCGCCAGAAGCAGGTTCTGGCGGGGGTGCCGGTCGCGCGGGCGTTCGAGGATGCGCTCGGCGAGGCCGGGCTGTTTCCGCTCCGCGCCACCGGGATCGACGTCTTCCAGATCAACGTGGGGCGCAAGTGCAACCAGACCTGCCGCCACTGCCACGTGGACGCCGGCCCGGACCGCACCGAGATGATGAGCGACGCCGTCGTCGATCGCTGCCTGGAGGTGATCGAGGGGAGCGCCATCCCCACGCTCGACATCACCGGCGGCGCCCCGGAGCTGCACAAGCGCTGGCGCGAGATCGTGCGCCGCGCATCCGCCGCGGGGAAGCACGTGATCGACCGCTGCAACCTCACCATTACCCAGCTCCCCAACTACCGCTACCTCCCCGAGTTCTTTGCCGAGCACCGCGTGCACGTCGTCGCATCCCTGCCGCACTACCGTCAAAAGGGGACGGACACGCAGCGCGGCGACGGCGTGTTCGAGCAGTCGATCGCGGCGCTCCAGCAGCTCAACGCGCTCGGCTACGGCAAGCCGGGGACGGGGCTGCTGCTGGATCTGGTGACCAACCCGGTCGGCACCTTTCTCCCCGGCAGCCAGGGGACGCTGGAGGCGGAGTGGAAGCGGCAGATGGCGCGGCTGTACGACATCGAGTTCAGCTCGCTGTACACGATCACCAACATGCCCGTCTCGCGCTTCCTGGAGTTCCTGGAGGAGGGCGGCGCGCTGGACGCCTACATGGAGCGGCTGGTGACCGCGTTCAACCCCGCCGCGGCCACGGGCGTGATGTGCCGCAACACGCTCTCGGTGGGCTACGACGGCACGCTGTACGACTGCGACTTCAACCAGATGCTCGACCTGCCGGTGCACCCCGCCGCCCCGCGCACCATCTTCGACTTCGACCTCGCCGCCCTCGCCAACCGCGAGATCGTGCTGGGGCCGCACTGCTTCGGCTGCACCGCCGGCGCCGGCTCCAGCTGCGGCGGGGCGACGGTGTGA
- a CDS encoding arsenosugar biosynthesis-associated peroxidase-like protein, protein MHTHAPGYYDAQDLARFPEIGKDAPELAEKFFAWYNAVFAEGALTQREKSLIALAVAHAVQCPYCIDAYTGDCLQKGADTEQMTEAVHVAAAIRGGASLVHGLQMRNHADRLGM, encoded by the coding sequence ATGCACACGCACGCTCCCGGCTACTACGACGCGCAGGACCTGGCCCGCTTTCCGGAGATCGGCAAGGACGCGCCCGAGCTGGCGGAGAAGTTCTTCGCCTGGTACAACGCCGTCTTCGCCGAGGGCGCGCTGACGCAGCGTGAGAAGTCGCTGATCGCCCTCGCCGTGGCGCACGCGGTCCAGTGCCCCTACTGCATCGACGCCTACACCGGCGACTGCCTGCAGAAGGGCGCCGACACAGAGCAGATGACCGAAGCCGTCCACGTGGCGGCCGCCATCCGCGGCGGCGCATCGCTGGTGCACGGCCTGCAGATGCGGAACCACGCGGACCGGCTTGGGATGTGA